Genomic window (Polaromonas sp. JS666):
GGTGTGATGTGAGGCCAGCGAGTACGGCAGCACCAGCACCAGGTGGTCGGCGGTCTTGAGCAGCTCATCCTTGCTCACATAACTGGCCAGGCATTCCGCTTCCAGTGCGGCCTCCAGGCGGGACCGGTTGTGGTAAATCACCTTCATGCCGAAACCCAGCGCACCTCGTTTGGCGATGCCCTGCCCGATGCGGCCCATGCCCAGAATGCCCAGCGTGGCGCCATGGATGTCGGAGCCGGCAAACATGTCGTAGCTCCACTTGGTCCATTTTCCGGCACGCAGGTAGTGCTCGCTCTCGGTGATGCGGCGGGCGGTGGCCATCAGCAACGCAAAGCCGAAGTCCGCCGTGGTTTCGGTCAGCACATCGGGGGCATTGGTGGCCAGCACCCTGGCCGCCGTCATGGCATCGACATCAAAGTTGTTATAGCCCACGGCCATGTTGGCGCAGATCTTGAGCCGGGGACAAGCCGCAAGAACCTCTGCGTCAATGCGGTCACCGCCGGTGGTGAAAGCACCATCCTTGTCACGCAGGCGTTCCGTGAGTTCGGCCTTGGACCAGGTTTGGTCGTCCTGGTTGGCCTGCACCTCGAAATGCTGCTCCAGGCGGGCAATCACTTCAGGAAAGACGGCTCGTGCGACCAGAATTTTGGGTTTGCTCATGAGAAGATCTCGACTTTCTTTGCTTGAACGGTTGAATGGTTGGCTTGAATGGTCAATCTGGAATGGTCGACTAGAACCAGATGAAGGTGATGAGGACAAACAGGGGAATCAGGACCGCACCCGACCAGGCCATATAGCCAAAAAAGCCGGGCATACGCACACCGCGGTCTTCTGCCACGGCCTTGACCATCAGGTTGGGGGCATTGCCAATGTAGGAGTTGGCACCCATGAACACCGCACCCGCTGAAATGGCCGCCAGCGTAGGAGCCAGCGTCGTCATCAGCGCTTGGGGGTCGCCGCCCGCCGTGTTGAAGAACACCAGGTAGGTCGGCGCATTGTCCAGGAAAGAACTCAGCACCCCGGTTGCCCAGAAGTACATGGCCGGATCAGGCTGGCCATCGGGCCGGGTCACGGCCGAGATGATGGCGCTGAACGGGCCGTTGATGCCCGCCCTGAGCATGGCAATGACCGGGATGATGGTCAAAAAGATGCCGGCAAACAGCTTGGCGACTTCCTGCATCGGCCCCCATGAAAACTGGTTGTCCGCATGGACACTGTCCGGCGTAAGGCGAAGGGAAATCAAGGTCACCGCCACCAGGCCGACGTCGCGCAGCAGGCCCGGCAGGCCCACCTCGGTGCCCAGGACATTGAACACCACGGCGGACTTCCAGAAACCGCTAACGAGTACCAGGGCCACAACGGCGGCCAGCAACCAGAAATTCCGCGCGCCGTCAAAGCCGATGCGCCGGGTGTCGGGGGTGGGATCGACCGGCAGCACACCCTCCTTGCTGTAGTACCAGCGGTCCAGCAGGTAAAAAATGCCCAGCAGGCTGCCCGCCAGGAACAGCGTTTCCGGAAAGATGTGGCTGACGGTCCAGAAGAAATCGACACCCTTCAGAAAACCGAGAAACAGGGGCGGGTCTCCCAGCGGCGTCAGCGAGCCGCCGGCGTTGGACACCAGGAAAATGAAGAACACCACCACATGCGCCTTGTGAACGCGGTTGTCATTGGCCCGAATCAGCGGGCGAATCATCAACATGGACGCGCCGGTGGTTCCCATCAGGCTGGCCAGCACGGTGCCGATTGCCAGAATCGCGGTGTTGAGGCCCGGGCTTCCATGCAGGTTGCCCCGAATGAAAATGCCGCCGGACACGGTGTACAGCGCGGTCAGCAAGACGATAAAGGGAACGTATTCGGCCAGCAGCGCATGCACAAAACTGCTGCCCGCCAAAGCCGGCCCGAAGACCGCGGCAAACGGCAGAAAAAATGCCAGTGCCCAGGCCGCTGAAACCTTGCCGAAATGGTGATGCCAAAAAGCCGGAAGCGCGAGCGGCATCACGGCAATCGACAGCAAAATTCCCACGAAAGGTATCGCCCATATCCAGTGCAGCCTGGTACCGTCGATCTCGGCGGCCAATGCCAGCCCGGGCAAACAGCACAGCAGGGCCAGGGCGGCACACCAGCGCAAAACTCTCATTGTTGTCTCCTCATTCTTTTATTCATTTGTTCAACTTCTCAACTTCTGACCAGAGTTTTCGTGGCGGGCATGGCCCCGCGCTCGCTGGCCAGCGGGCAAGGGCAGGCACTCGCCAGGTAGCCATTGCGCCTGGCGAAACGCCGGATACCGGCATCAGCCAATCTCGAAGACCTGACGCAGATAGGCCAGGTACTTTTCGTCCTCGCACATGTTTTTGGAGGGCGTGTCCGACAGCTTGGCCACCGGCTGGCCATTGCAGCGAATCATCTTGATGACGATCTGCAGCGGCTCGTAACCCAGGTCGTTGGTCAGGTTGGTGCCTATGCCGAAAGCCAGCTGGCAACGCCCCCTGAACTGCTGGTACAGCTCAATGGTGCGCGGCACGGTGAGCGCGTCGCTGAAGATCAGCGTCTTGGTTCTGGGATCGACGCGGTTTTTAACGTAGTGCGCGAGCATGCGCTCACCCCACTCGAACGGGTCGCCGCTGTCATGGCGCGCCCCGTCAAACAGCTTGCAGAAGTACATGTCGAAATCGCGCAGGAAGGCACTCATGCCGTATACGTCCGACAGCGCAATCCCCAGGTCACCCCGGTACTCCCGGGCCCACGATTCGAAACCGAAGACCTGGCTGTCACGCAGGCGCGGCCCGAGCGCCTGGCAGGCCTGCAGGTATTCGTGCGCCATGGTGCCCAGCGGCGTCAGGCCCAGCTTCATGGCAAACAGCACATTGCTGGTCCCCGCGAGCTGGCCCGACATGCCCGTGCCCAGACGGGTCACCAGCGTGCGCAACACTTCCTCGTGCCAGACCTTGCCGAAACGCCGGCGCGTGCCGTAGTCGGCGATCTTGAGTTCGCGCAGGCCATCGGCCTGCAGCTCCAGTATCTTGGTGTCCAGGCGTTTGCGGCCTTCGGTCAGGTCAGGCTGCTTTTGCGTGTTGCGAAAGTAGACCTCATTGATGATGGCCAGCACCGGGATTTCAAACAGGATGGTGTGCAGCCAGGGGCCCTTGATGGACACCTCGATCTCGCCCGATGGCAAGGCCGTCACGCTCACGTATTTCTCGTTGAGCTTGAAGATACCCAGAAAATCGACGAAGTCGCTCTTGATGAAGCGCATGGCCTTCAGGTAGGCCAGCTCGGCATCCTGAAAGCGCAAATTGCACAACCCGCGGATCTCTTCGCGGATTTCGTTCACATAAGGTGCCAGCTTGCCTATGCCGGGCGCCCCGGCGTTGCGGCACTTGAACCGGTACTCCACCTCGGCACCTGGAAACTGGTGCAACACCACCTGCATCATGGTGAACTTGTACAGGTCGGTATCAAGCAGGCTGGTGATGATCATGGTGGCGGCTTTGCTCCGGGGCGGCTGAAAACGCAGAGGCTCAGGTTGCCAGCAGGTCGACTTCAAACAGCAAGGTGGCATTGGGCGGGATCACGCCGCCGGCGCCGCGTGCGCCATAGCCCAGCTCGGCCGGAATGATCAGGCGGCGCGTGCCCCCGACCGACATGCCCTGCACGCCCTCGTCCCAGCCACGGATGACCTGGCCCGCACCGAGCGAGAACTCGAAGGGCTGGCCGCGGTCCTTGCTGGAGTCGAATTTGGCGCCCTGCGTACCGCCGTTGTACAGCCAGCCGGTGTAATGCACCTTGACATGCTGCCCTGCCTTGGCAATGGCACCCGTGCCCAGCACGGTGTCTTCGTATTGCAGTCCTGATGAAGTGGTTGTCATGTGGATGTCCTTTTTGAAAAATGAGGAAGAAAAGGGGAAATCGCGCCAAAATTCCGGGGTTCGCGAGAAAGCCGGCGAGGGGAAATCAGCGCATGTTCACGAACCCCTGACTTTACCCGCAACCAGCCGGACCAGCCGGTCAGCACTGGCTGCCAGCAGCTGGTTTTGCTCCACCACCAGCATGGGCATGCCGCCCGCCCTGAGGGCCAGCAAGGCATCGCGGATGGACTCGACCAGCACCGGTGCAATGCCTTCGCAAGGCTCATCGAGCAGCAGCAGGCGCGGGCCGGTCATCAGCGTGCGGGCAATGGCCAGCATCTGCTGCTCGCCGCCGCTCATCTGGGCAGCGGGCCGTTTCAGCATGGTCTTGAGCACCGGGAACAAATCCAGCACCCTGGCCTCGTGCGCCGCAACGTCCCGGCCTGCCGCCACGGCCAGGTTCTCGCGAACCGTCAGGCCGGTGAAAAGCCGCCGGTCTTCGGGCACATAGCCCAGCCCGGCACGTGCGCGCCGGTGCGTCGGCCATTGACCGATGTCGGCGCGGCCCGTTTCCGTCTGGTAACTGATGCGGCCCTCGGTGCGCACCTCCAGACCCATCAGGGCTTTCAGCAGCGTCGATTTTCCAGCGCCATTCAGTCCCTGCAGCACGACGAACTCCCGCTGCCGCACCTGCAGGGAAATGCCGAAAAGCGCCTGGGCCGGGCCATAAAAGGCATTCAGCCCCTCCACGTCCAGGGGCACGTCCATTTGCACGTTCATGCGCATATCAGGCATGAGCTGCGCCTTCACCCAGATAGCGCCTGCGCACCGTGCTGTCGCGGGAAATCTCCTCAAACGAACCCTGCGCCGCCAGCCGGCCCTCAATCAGTACCAGCACGCGGTCGGCCACGCCCGCGACCGCATCCATGTTGTGCTCGGTGTAGAGCACAGCCATCGCCTCCCCTGCCTGACCCGCTTGACCGGCCAGGCCTTTGACCAGGTGCATCAGGCCCTCCCGCTCTTCCTCGGCCAGGCCGGCAGCCGGTTCATCGAGCAGCAGCAGCCGTGGGCGGGCGGCCAGCGCCACGGCCAGCTCCAGCCGCTTTTTGGCACCGTAGGGCAGGCTCAACGCCTGCTTGCCAGCCAACTCGCCCAGGCCCGTCTGGTCCAGCAGCGCCTGCGACTCCTCGCGGCACAGCGCATCCAGGCGCTTGAACGCGGAAATCGAATGCGCCCCTTTACCCGCCTGGGCCGCCAGCTGCACATTTTGTAGCGCTGTCAGGGCTTCAAAGACTTGCGCGAC
Coding sequences:
- a CDS encoding FKBP-type peptidyl-prolyl cis-trans isomerase encodes the protein MTTTSSGLQYEDTVLGTGAIAKAGQHVKVHYTGWLYNGGTQGAKFDSSKDRGQPFEFSLGAGQVIRGWDEGVQGMSVGGTRRLIIPAELGYGARGAGGVIPPNATLLFEVDLLAT
- the pncB gene encoding nicotinate phosphoribosyltransferase; this encodes MIITSLLDTDLYKFTMMQVVLHQFPGAEVEYRFKCRNAGAPGIGKLAPYVNEIREEIRGLCNLRFQDAELAYLKAMRFIKSDFVDFLGIFKLNEKYVSVTALPSGEIEVSIKGPWLHTILFEIPVLAIINEVYFRNTQKQPDLTEGRKRLDTKILELQADGLRELKIADYGTRRRFGKVWHEEVLRTLVTRLGTGMSGQLAGTSNVLFAMKLGLTPLGTMAHEYLQACQALGPRLRDSQVFGFESWAREYRGDLGIALSDVYGMSAFLRDFDMYFCKLFDGARHDSGDPFEWGERMLAHYVKNRVDPRTKTLIFSDALTVPRTIELYQQFRGRCQLAFGIGTNLTNDLGYEPLQIVIKMIRCNGQPVAKLSDTPSKNMCEDEKYLAYLRQVFEIG
- a CDS encoding 2-hydroxyacid dehydrogenase; protein product: MSKPKILVARAVFPEVIARLEQHFEVQANQDDQTWSKAELTERLRDKDGAFTTGGDRIDAEVLAACPRLKICANMAVGYNNFDVDAMTAARVLATNAPDVLTETTADFGFALLMATARRITESEHYLRAGKWTKWSYDMFAGSDIHGATLGILGMGRIGQGIAKRGALGFGMKVIYHNRSRLEAALEAECLASYVSKDELLKTADHLVLVLPYSLASHHTIGAAELALMKPTATLINIARGGIVDDAALAAALRDRRIAAAGLDVFEGEPKVHPDLLTVPNVVLTPHIASATVPTRLAMANLAADNLIAFFDGKKPLTPLNPAVLTVQ
- a CDS encoding ABC transporter ATP-binding protein, with protein sequence MLQVQQLVKHFGGIKAVDGVSFEVSAGECVALIGPNGAGKSTCFACIAGQYPLTGGHIVWNGQALDGLAPAARLARGVARTFQVAQVFEALTALQNVQLAAQAGKGAHSISAFKRLDALCREESQALLDQTGLGELAGKQALSLPYGAKKRLELAVALAARPRLLLLDEPAAGLAEEEREGLMHLVKGLAGQAGQAGEAMAVLYTEHNMDAVAGVADRVLVLIEGRLAAQGSFEEISRDSTVRRRYLGEGAAHA
- a CDS encoding ABC transporter ATP-binding protein; the encoded protein is MPDMRMNVQMDVPLDVEGLNAFYGPAQALFGISLQVRQREFVVLQGLNGAGKSTLLKALMGLEVRTEGRISYQTETGRADIGQWPTHRRARAGLGYVPEDRRLFTGLTVRENLAVAAGRDVAAHEARVLDLFPVLKTMLKRPAAQMSGGEQQMLAIARTLMTGPRLLLLDEPCEGIAPVLVESIRDALLALRAGGMPMLVVEQNQLLAASADRLVRLVAGKVRGS
- a CDS encoding sodium:proton antiporter, which translates into the protein MRVLRWCAALALLCCLPGLALAAEIDGTRLHWIWAIPFVGILLSIAVMPLALPAFWHHHFGKVSAAWALAFFLPFAAVFGPALAGSSFVHALLAEYVPFIVLLTALYTVSGGIFIRGNLHGSPGLNTAILAIGTVLASLMGTTGASMLMIRPLIRANDNRVHKAHVVVFFIFLVSNAGGSLTPLGDPPLFLGFLKGVDFFWTVSHIFPETLFLAGSLLGIFYLLDRWYYSKEGVLPVDPTPDTRRIGFDGARNFWLLAAVVALVLVSGFWKSAVVFNVLGTEVGLPGLLRDVGLVAVTLISLRLTPDSVHADNQFSWGPMQEVAKLFAGIFLTIIPVIAMLRAGINGPFSAIISAVTRPDGQPDPAMYFWATGVLSSFLDNAPTYLVFFNTAGGDPQALMTTLAPTLAAISAGAVFMGANSYIGNAPNLMVKAVAEDRGVRMPGFFGYMAWSGAVLIPLFVLITFIWF